Proteins encoded within one genomic window of Panicum virgatum strain AP13 chromosome 1N, P.virgatum_v5, whole genome shotgun sequence:
- the LOC120654317 gene encoding putative FBD-associated F-box protein At1g50980, whose protein sequence is MAGGGEKRRRVGGGGHDEEEEEEVDRISELPDALRLQILSLLPLKSAIRTGALSSRWRGLWEQRWPEPSSLRIRLPPGAAGAAARVEQFGAIDRRGRRRMDCFSLAFHSGQLAQPDLRRCLDYAA, encoded by the coding sequence ATGGCGGGGGGAGGCGAGAAGCGGCGCCGGGTGGGAGGTGGGGgccacgacgaggaggaggaggaggaggtggaccgCATCTCGGAGCTGCCGGACGCGCTGCGGCTGCAGATTCTGAGCCTGCTGCCGCTCAAATCGGCCATCCGCACCGGCGCGCTCTCCTCGCGGTGGCGGGGCCTCTGGGAGCAGCGCTGGCCGGAGCCATCCTCGCTGCGCATCCGCCTCCcgcccggcgcggcgggggcggcggcgcgggtggagcAGTTCGGGGCCATCGACCGCCGAGGGAGGCGCCGGATGGACTGCTTCTCGCTCGCCTTCCACAGCGGGCAGCTCGCGCAGCCGGACCTCAGGCGCTGCCTCGACTACGCGGCC